A portion of the Pseudomonas sp. GR 6-02 genome contains these proteins:
- a CDS encoding ABC transporter ATP-binding protein, translating to MSNPAPPPDQTPRLQLRRISKRYPGCLANDAIDLSIAPGEIHALLGENGAGKSTLMKIIYGVTHADSGEMIWQGQRVTMRNPAQARSLGIGMVFQHFSLFETLSVAQNIALAMGAAAGTPKQLEPKIREVSQRYGMALEPERLVHSLSIGERQRVEIIRCLMQDIRLLILDEPTSVLTPQEADELFITLRRLAAEGCSILFISHKLGEVRALCHSATVLRGGRVAGHCVPAECSDRQLAQLMVGEAAELITDYPKVRGADAFLNVTGLSWHNPDPFGCSLKDIDLEVRSGEIVGIAGVAGNGQDELLALLSGEEQLPRNDGATICFAGQPVAHLRPDARRKLGLAFVPAERLGHGAVPELSLADNALLTAFQQGLVSNGLIQRSKVEALAEDIIRRFGVKTPDAQAAARSLSGGNLQKFILGREILQQPRLLVAAHPTWGVDVGAAATIHRALIALRDAGAAILVISEDLDELFQISDRLGALCGGRLSALQATVDTRLIDVGGWMAGQFDAPQSPAPVTF from the coding sequence ATGTCCAACCCTGCGCCTCCCCCCGATCAAACACCCCGCCTGCAATTGCGCAGAATCAGCAAACGTTACCCCGGTTGCCTGGCCAACGATGCCATCGACTTGAGCATTGCGCCCGGTGAAATCCACGCCCTGCTCGGCGAAAACGGTGCGGGCAAAAGTACCCTGATGAAGATCATCTACGGCGTCACACACGCCGACTCAGGGGAGATGATCTGGCAGGGCCAGCGCGTGACCATGCGCAATCCGGCCCAGGCCCGCAGCCTCGGGATCGGCATGGTGTTCCAGCATTTCTCGCTGTTCGAAACCCTGAGCGTGGCGCAGAACATCGCCTTGGCGATGGGCGCTGCGGCCGGTACGCCGAAGCAGCTTGAACCGAAAATCCGCGAGGTGTCCCAACGCTATGGCATGGCGCTGGAACCGGAGCGACTGGTCCACAGCTTGTCCATCGGCGAGCGTCAGCGGGTGGAAATCATTCGCTGCCTGATGCAGGACATCCGCCTGCTGATTCTCGATGAACCGACGTCGGTACTGACCCCGCAAGAGGCCGACGAATTGTTCATCACGTTGCGCCGACTGGCCGCCGAGGGCTGCAGCATTCTGTTCATCAGCCACAAGCTCGGCGAAGTGCGCGCGCTGTGCCACAGCGCCACGGTGTTGCGCGGCGGACGAGTGGCCGGGCATTGCGTGCCGGCCGAGTGTTCGGACCGGCAACTGGCGCAGTTGATGGTCGGTGAAGCCGCTGAGCTGATTACTGACTATCCGAAGGTCAGGGGGGCTGACGCGTTTCTGAACGTGACTGGATTGTCCTGGCACAACCCGGACCCGTTCGGCTGCTCGCTCAAGGACATTGATCTCGAGGTGCGCAGCGGTGAAATCGTCGGTATCGCCGGGGTGGCCGGCAATGGCCAGGATGAGTTGCTGGCCTTGCTCAGCGGTGAAGAACAGCTACCGAGGAATGACGGCGCTACGATCTGTTTCGCCGGGCAACCGGTGGCGCACCTGCGGCCGGATGCACGACGCAAACTCGGCCTGGCCTTCGTCCCCGCCGAGCGTCTGGGCCATGGCGCGGTACCGGAACTGAGCCTGGCGGATAACGCCCTGCTCACCGCATTTCAACAAGGGCTGGTCAGCAATGGATTGATCCAGCGCAGCAAAGTCGAGGCACTGGCCGAAGACATCATCCGCCGCTTCGGGGTCAAGACACCCGATGCCCAGGCAGCGGCTCGCAGCCTGTCTGGTGGCAACTTGCAGAAATTCATCCTCGGCCGGGAAATCCTTCAGCAACCCAGGTTGTTGGTGGCCGCGCACCCGACCTGGGGCGTGGACGTCGGCGCCGCCGCGACCATTCACCGGGCGCTGATCGCCTTGCGCGACGCTGGGGCGGCGATCCTGGTGATCTCCGAAGACCTCGACGAACTGTTCCAGATCAGCGATCGCCTCGGCGCCCTGTGCGGCGGCCGGCTGTCGGCACTGCAAGCCACCGTCGACACCCGCCTGATCGATGTCGGCGGCTGGATGGCCGGCCAGTTCGATGCACCCCAATCACCTGCACCCGTAACGTTTTAA
- a CDS encoding IMPACT family protein: MPFTLSGFCEYREEIRKSRFIALAAPITSAADAQAFIEQHSDLNASHNCWAWKLGDQYRSTDDGEPGGTAGRPILAAIEAQDCDQVAVVVIRWYGGIQLGTGGLARAYGGSANKCLQGAPKVELISRVPVSCACAFGELALVKLRVAELGGLVVEETFTANGVELQLAIGDGQISTLQTQLADLSRGRILLQR, translated from the coding sequence ATGCCTTTTACCCTCAGCGGTTTTTGCGAATACCGCGAAGAGATTCGCAAAAGCCGCTTCATCGCCCTCGCCGCGCCAATCACCAGCGCAGCCGATGCCCAGGCGTTCATCGAGCAACACAGTGATTTGAACGCCTCGCACAATTGCTGGGCCTGGAAGCTCGGCGATCAATACCGCAGCACTGACGATGGCGAACCCGGTGGCACCGCTGGCCGGCCGATCCTTGCGGCGATTGAAGCGCAGGATTGCGATCAGGTCGCGGTCGTAGTGATCCGCTGGTATGGCGGCATCCAGTTGGGCACCGGCGGCCTCGCCCGAGCGTACGGCGGCAGTGCCAACAAATGCCTGCAAGGGGCACCGAAAGTCGAGTTGATCAGTCGGGTGCCGGTCAGTTGTGCCTGTGCATTTGGCGAGTTGGCGTTGGTGAAGCTTCGGGTCGCGGAGCTGGGTGGTTTGGTGGTGGAGGAAACCTTCACGGCCAATGGTGTGGAACTGCAATTGGCGATTGGCGACGGGCAGATAAGTACGCTGCAAACGCAGCTGGCGGACTTAAGTCGCGGGCGTATTTTGTTGCAGCGTTAA
- a CDS encoding TetR/AcrR family transcriptional regulator — protein MTFEVPAHGGKPAGRIRQKNEETIIKAAEDEFARHGFKGTSMNTIAQKAGLPKANLHYYFTNKLGLYVAVLSNILELWDSTFNTLTVEDDPAEALTRYIRAKMEFSRRQPQASRVFAMEVISGGDCLTEHFNQDYRTWFQGRAAVFQAWIDAGKMDPIDPVHLIFLLWGSTQHYADFATQICRVTGRTKLTKQDMEDAGSNLIRIILKGCGLTPAI, from the coding sequence ATGACCTTTGAAGTCCCAGCCCACGGCGGCAAACCCGCCGGCCGCATTCGTCAGAAGAACGAAGAGACCATCATCAAAGCCGCCGAAGACGAGTTCGCCCGTCACGGGTTCAAAGGCACCAGCATGAACACCATTGCGCAGAAAGCCGGGTTGCCCAAAGCGAATCTGCATTACTACTTCACCAACAAACTCGGTTTGTACGTGGCGGTGCTGAGTAACATCCTTGAATTGTGGGACAGCACCTTCAATACCCTGACCGTCGAGGACGATCCGGCAGAAGCATTGACGCGATACATTCGCGCAAAAATGGAATTCTCCCGGCGCCAGCCACAAGCTTCGCGGGTCTTCGCCATGGAGGTCATCAGCGGCGGTGATTGCCTGACCGAGCATTTCAACCAGGACTACCGCACCTGGTTTCAAGGTCGGGCCGCGGTGTTCCAGGCGTGGATCGACGCCGGCAAAATGGACCCGATCGACCCGGTGCACCTGATTTTCCTGCTGTGGGGCAGCACCCAGCATTACGCCGACTTTGCCACGCAGATCTGCCGTGTCACCGGGCGCACCAAGTTGACCAAGCAAGACATGGAAGACGCCGGCAGCAACCTGATTCGCATCATTCTCAAAGGCTGCGGCCTGACGCCGGCTATTTAA
- a CDS encoding LysR family transcriptional regulator, which translates to MSTRRPDPLAQVSDFDIRLLRIFRSVVECGGFSAAESVLGIGRSAISQQMSDLEQRLGLRLCQRGRAGFSLTEEGREVYQSALQLLSALESFRTEVNGLHQHLRGELTIGLTDNLVTLPHMRITHALAQLKERGPDVQIQIRMIAPNEVEQGVLDGRLHVGVVPQASALSGLEYQPLYSERSLLYCAVGHPLFYVDDKQLDDERLNSQDAIAPTFRLPAEIQAHYQALNCTASASDREGMAFLILTGRYIGYLPDHYASLWVQQGHLRALKPKARFYDLSLASVTRKGRRPHLVLESFLESLAATR; encoded by the coding sequence ATGAGTACCCGTCGCCCCGATCCGCTGGCGCAAGTCAGTGACTTTGATATCCGCCTGCTGCGGATTTTTCGCAGCGTGGTGGAGTGTGGCGGCTTCTCCGCGGCGGAATCGGTGCTGGGTATCGGTCGCTCGGCCATCAGCCAGCAAATGAGCGATCTGGAGCAACGCCTGGGGCTGCGCCTGTGCCAGCGAGGTCGCGCGGGGTTTTCCCTGACCGAAGAAGGCCGTGAGGTCTACCAATCTGCGTTGCAGCTATTAAGTGCGCTGGAAAGTTTCCGCACCGAGGTCAACGGCCTGCACCAACACTTGCGCGGCGAATTAACCATCGGCCTGACCGACAACCTGGTCACCCTGCCCCACATGCGCATCACCCACGCCCTGGCCCAATTGAAGGAACGCGGCCCCGACGTGCAGATCCAGATCCGCATGATTGCGCCCAATGAAGTCGAACAAGGCGTGCTCGACGGTCGCTTGCATGTCGGCGTGGTGCCGCAAGCCAGCGCGTTGTCGGGGCTGGAGTATCAGCCGCTCTACAGCGAACGCTCGCTGCTGTATTGCGCGGTCGGCCATCCGCTGTTCTATGTCGACGACAAACAACTGGATGATGAGCGCCTCAACAGCCAGGACGCCATCGCCCCGACCTTCCGTTTGCCCGCCGAGATTCAGGCCCATTACCAGGCGCTCAATTGCACCGCCAGTGCGTCGGATCGCGAGGGCATGGCCTTTCTGATCCTGACCGGGCGCTACATTGGTTACCTGCCGGATCACTACGCCAGCCTCTGGGTGCAGCAAGGCCATTTGCGTGCACTGAAACCCAAGGCACGTTTTTATGACCTGAGCCTGGCATCGGTTACACGCAAGGGCCGTCGCCCGCATCTGGTTCTGGAGAGTTTTTTGGAAAGTCTGGCGGCGACTCGCTGA
- a CDS encoding aspartate aminotransferase family protein — MNVPENAPTSLASQLKLDAHWMPYTANRNFQRDPRLIVAAEGSWLTDDKGRKVYDSLSGLWTCGAGHTRKEIQEAVAKQLGTLDYSPGFQYGHPLSFQLAEKITDLTPGNLNHVFFTDSGSECADTAVKMVRAYWRLKGQATKTKMIGRARGYHGVNIAGTSLGGVNGNRKLFGQAMMDVDHLPHTLLASNAFTRGMPGQGGIALADELLKLIELHDASNIAAVFVEPLAGSAGVLVPPQGYLKRLREICDQHNILLVFDEVITGFGRTGSMFGADSFGVTPDLMCIAKQVTNGAIPMGAVIASSEIYQTFMNQATPEYAVEFPHGYTYSAHPVACAAGLAALDLLQKENLVQSVAEVAPHFENALHGVKGSKNVIDIRNYGLAGAIQIAPRDGDAIVRPFEAGMALWKAGFYVRFGGDTLQFGPTFNSKPQDLDRLFDAVGEVLNKID, encoded by the coding sequence ATGAACGTGCCTGAAAACGCCCCGACTTCCCTGGCCAGCCAGCTCAAGCTTGACGCTCACTGGATGCCCTACACCGCGAACCGCAATTTCCAGCGCGACCCGCGCCTGATCGTGGCGGCCGAGGGCAGTTGGCTGACAGACGACAAGGGCCGCAAGGTCTACGATTCGCTCTCGGGTCTGTGGACCTGCGGCGCCGGGCACACCCGCAAGGAAATCCAGGAGGCGGTGGCCAAGCAATTGGGCACTCTCGATTACTCGCCGGGCTTCCAGTACGGTCACCCGCTGTCGTTCCAGTTGGCCGAGAAAATCACCGACCTGACCCCGGGCAATCTGAATCACGTGTTCTTCACCGATTCGGGTTCCGAATGTGCAGATACCGCAGTGAAAATGGTGCGTGCCTACTGGCGCCTGAAAGGCCAGGCGACCAAGACCAAGATGATCGGCCGCGCTCGTGGTTATCACGGCGTGAACATCGCCGGCACCAGCCTCGGCGGCGTGAACGGCAACCGCAAACTGTTCGGTCAGGCGATGATGGATGTCGATCATCTGCCGCACACCTTGTTGGCGAGCAATGCTTTCACTCGTGGCATGCCGGGGCAGGGTGGTATCGCGCTGGCGGATGAATTGCTCAAGTTGATCGAACTGCACGATGCCTCGAACATCGCAGCGGTATTCGTCGAGCCATTGGCCGGCTCCGCTGGCGTGCTGGTTCCGCCGCAGGGTTACCTCAAACGTCTGCGCGAGATCTGCGATCAGCACAACATCCTGCTGGTGTTCGACGAAGTGATCACCGGTTTCGGTCGTACCGGTTCGATGTTCGGTGCCGACAGCTTTGGTGTCACTCCGGACCTGATGTGTATTGCCAAGCAAGTCACCAACGGCGCGATCCCGATGGGCGCGGTGATTGCCAGCTCCGAGATCTACCAGACCTTCATGAACCAGGCGACGCCTGAGTACGCGGTGGAATTCCCGCACGGCTACACCTATTCCGCGCACCCGGTGGCTTGCGCCGCAGGCCTGGCGGCACTCGACCTGCTGCAAAAGGAAAACCTGGTGCAGAGCGTGGCCGAAGTCGCACCGCATTTCGAAAACGCACTGCACGGTGTGAAGGGCAGCAAGAACGTCATCGACATTCGCAACTACGGGTTGGCCGGTGCGATCCAGATTGCACCTCGCGACGGCGATGCCATCGTGCGTCCGTTCGAAGCTGGCATGGCGCTGTGGAAAGCCGGGTTCTACGTGCGCTTCGGCGGCGACACCCTGCAGTTCGGCCCAACCTTCAACAGCAAGCCGCAGGACCTTGATCGTCTGTTCGATGCAGTCGGCGAAGTGCTGAACAAGATCGACTGA